In the genome of Candidatus Omnitrophota bacterium, the window CTTCAAGCCGCGTGTTCGCGTTCACAGATTTTTATGTATTTGGTTCTGGTTTTGGATGGACAATCAACCGCATGTTATCAGGCGACTTTTGAGGATGACGCCGCGGGCGCCATTCCCAAGGATTGGAAGATTGCGGAAACCGCCGGGCAGGATAAACTGGCCGAGTGGAAAGTGATGGAGATGGAAGGCGCTCCCAACGGCAAAAAAGTTATTGCGCTTATGAAGACGTTGAATCAAAAGCGCACCTTCAATCTCGCCATCTCCGAGAAAACGAGTTTTAAGGACGTTAACATTAAATTGAAACTGAAAGCGATTAGCGGCGAAGAGGATTAGGGCGGCGGCCCGATTTGGCGCGCCATCGATAAGGATAATTATGACATTGCGCGCTGGAATCCGTTGGAGGATAATTTCCGCGTCTATTACATGAAAGAAGGCCAGCGGAAGCAAATCGCCAACATCGATCTCAAGGCCGATCCCAAGAAATGGCATGAGATCGAGATTATAATGAAAGGCGCCGCCATTACGGCGTCGTTAGATGGAAAACAATATATGCAGGTCGAAGATTCCTCTTTTTCCGCAGCGGGAATGGTTGGTTTGTGGATCAAAGTGGACGCCGCCGCCGCTTTCGACGATTTTATCATTCAAGAAATAAAGGAATAAGGTTTTTATGAGCATTCACTTTCTCACCCTCTATTTCGCCGTCGCCGCCTCCAATCTCGTTCCCAACGGCGGCTTCGAACAAGGTATGACCGGCTGGGGATCGTTATGGACGCGGGAGGCGGGCGCTGGAAGCGCCATCGCCGACCGGGAGATTGTCCACGAAGGACGGGCGGCGGCGCGCATCGAACATCGCGGCGAGAAGGATTGGAGTTTCAATCCCAACTCGCAATATCCTGCGCAGGATGGCGAATTATATACGCTGGACGCTTGGATTAAGATCGAAGGGCAGGGAAGCGCGGAAATCTGCGTCGTCCTTTATGACGCCCAAGGCGCCGTAATGGATTGGTCTTACGCTTCCCGTTCGGCGAAAGGCGCTCAGGATTGGCGGCATTTGCAAAGCAAGTTCGCCATACCTCAAGGCGTTGTCAAAATCCATCCCCGCCTTATTGGATATGGTTCCGCCACGGTATGGCTGGACGATTTTCAATTGCTGCCGGAGGGACGAATTGAGGATTTGCAGAAAGATATCCCCGCCGATATTCCTCTTGATAACGAATCGCTGACCGTTACGCTGCATACGCGCAACGGCGCCTTGTCGGTTAAAGACAAACGGACGAGCCAGACATACGATCAGCGCCCCTTCGCTCAAGAAGGCGTTATCCAGGCGGCAACGACTACGGATCGCCTTATAGAATGGGATTGGCTGCATTTTCCGTCGGGCCTCGTTTTCAAAGTTCGCCTCGATCTGGACGAGAGCCATCCCGAATTCGTTCTTGCGCTATCTGGAGAAGGCGAGTTGCCAAACCGCATCGCTTATCCGCATCCCTTCGCAAACAAAGCGGGCGAATATCTCGTCATTCCTTTGAACGAAGGCATATCCTACCCCGTCGACGACAAAACCATTGATCCCATGCGTCTGGTCGCTTACGGCGGGCATGGGATATGTATGCCTTTTTGGGGCGAGACGGATGGAAGCGCGGGGCGCATGGCCATTCTGCAAACGCCGGACGACGCTTCGATCAACATCTTTCGTCAGCAAGAAAAACTTGGCATTGTCCCGGAATGGGAGCCGCAGAAAGGCCAATTCGGCTATCCCCGTCAAATCCTCTACGCGTTTTTCGATAAGGGCGGCCATACGGCCATCTGCAAGCGTTACCGCGCTTACGCCAAAGAAACCGGCTTGTTGAAGACGCTCCAACAAAAGAAGGAAGAAAATCCCCATGTCGACAAGCTGATCGGCGCCGTCAACGTCTGGTGTTGGGAAAGCGATCCCCTTCGCTACGTGCGGGAAATGCAGGCGCTGGGCATCGAGCGCATTTTGTGGAGCGATCGGGAAAATCCCTCCGTAATCGAAGCGATGAACCGGATGGACGGCGTTCTCACCAGCCGTTACGATATCTATCAAGACGTCATGGATCCTGCCGTTTTCCCGCTGCTCAACGGCGTTCATCCCGATTGGCCTACGGAAGCCTGGCCGCAGGATTTGATGCTCGACGAATCGGGGGATTGGCGAAAGGGGTGGGAAGTGAAAGGCAAGGACGGCGCCATGCATCCTTGCGGCGTTCTCTGCGACCAACAGGCGATTCCCTACGCCCGTTCGCGCATATCCGAGGAATTGAAAACTTATCCCTACCGCTGCCGCTTCATCGATACGACTACGGCGTCGCCCTGGCGGGAATGCTATCATCCCGATCATCCCATGACCCGCTCGCAAAGCCGCTATTGGAAGATGGAACTGCTGCGCTTGGTTTCGGAAGAGATGCGTCTCGTAACCGGTTCGGAAACGGGGCATGACGCCGCCGTTCCCTACGTTCATTATTTCGAAGGCATGTTGAGCTTGGGTCCATACCGCGTTCCCGACTCGGGACGGGATATGCTGCGAATCTGGGACGAGGTTCCCGAACGTGTGGCAAAATTTCAACTAGGCCATCAGTACCGTTTGCCGTTATGGGAACTGGTCTATCACGATTGCGTAGTCTCTCAATGGTATTGGGGAGACTACAACAATAAACTGCCTTCGTTATGGGATAAGCGCGATCTGTTCAATGTTTTGTACGGAACGCCGCCGATGTTCATGTTCAATCGGCAAGGTTGGGAGAACAATAAAGAACGATTCGCGCAAAGCTATAAGAATATTTGTCCCATCGTCCGGGATGTGGGGTATTCTGAAATGCTGGAGCATCGCTTTTTGAATCCGGACCGCAGCGTGCAGCAAACCGTTTTCGCCAATGGAACCGTAGTCGCAGTCAATTTTGGCGATATTCCTTTTCAATGGGATGAGACGACGGAACTGGCGCCGATGAGTTTTCGCGTGGAGAAATTCGATGGAGCAAAGTGCTGCGATTATATGATGTATAAGTAAACGGAAAATGTCTTGATGGAACGGATTTTTCCTTTAAAATCGCCGCCATCGAAAAAATTTCCATTTTGATGGTTTTACTTCTATAATAAACTACGTTGAGCATCCATAAATGAGCGCCGAGAAAGTTCCGAAAGCGTACGATCTCGCGCGATGGGATCAAAAGAGAATGAACGAAAACGATCGGGTCGACAAGCAAATCATGAATCAACAATATATCCAAACACTTCATCGGGATTTGAAACTGAAAGATTCGGAAGCGTTCTATTATTCGTTGGTCGAGAATATTCCGCAATATATTTTCTGCAAGGATTTGGAAGGACGTTTCACATTCGTCAACCATCTCTTTTGCGAATTGTTGGAAAAGCCCATCGACGAAATTATCGGGAAGACGGATTACGATTTCTTCCCCGATAAACTCGCTAAAAAATATCGCGATGACGACCGGCGAGTCATCGAAGAGAACCGTACCTTTGAAGATGTGGAAGAGAATAAAGTTTCTTCTCACGAAACGAAATACGTCCACGTCGTCAAGACGCCGATCCATGACGCTAATGGCAATATCATCGGCATCCAGGGAATTTTCTGGGATATTACGCAGCGCAAGAAGGCGGAAGAAGAATTGAAAAACGCCAACGAGCGAATGAGGCGCGATCTTATTGCGGCGGCGAAGGTGCAGCGGGGCTTCATCCCCGAAAAAGCGCCGAAGATTCCCGGCTTTCGTTTTTCGTGGCTGTTCGAGCCGTCCGAATACATCGGCGGCGATATCCTCAACGTGATTCGCCTCGACGAGAAGCGGTGGGCTTTCTATGTTCTGGACGTATCCGGCCATGGCGTTCCGGCGGCGTTATTGTCCGTTTCGTTGACGCGCATGATCGATCAAACGTCGATTTCCATCGGCCCCGCGCATGACGAGAACCTATCGATGATGGCGTCCGACGAGTTGTACGATCCCCAAAAGGTCGTACAAAAACTCAACCGCCGCTTTCCGGGCGACGACGCCACATTTTGCACGCTGCTTTACGCCATCCTCAACGTCCAAGACGCCAGCGTAACTTGGATTCGGGCGGGTCACGTGCCTCCCCTTTTGATCCAGCAAAATGGAAAGAAAGCGGAATATCTCTACGAACCGGCGGGAATATTCATCAGCAACATGTATTATGAAGACGAGAATTTACAAACCAGTAAAATTATGCTGGAACCGGGAGACCGCTTTGTTTTGTTTTCGGACGGAATCACGGAAGCGATGAAGAATTATCAGGAATTCGGCTTCGATCGATTTGCGGATGTCATGCTCGACGCCGCCTCGCTTCCCTTGGAATTGTCCATTCATTCGGCTCTCAGCAGCGTATCGGAATGGACAGGCGTATCGAAATTCGATGACGACGTTACCCTGCTGGCGTTGGAAAGGATTCATAACGAAGGCTGAGCGAGGAAAGGCGTATCGGACCATGAGCCGTCATTGGAACCTATCGCCGGACGCATCGATCAAGATCGCTCCGCGATTATCCAACCCGGCGTTGATCCGCAAGATGGTCAATTCGCTTTCCGAAAACGAGCAATGCTTTCGGCTGGCTATTAACGATGGGGGGAGCGATTTTTCGAAAGAATTCGCCATGGCGGTTGCCTTCCATGAAAATACCGACCGGACGCGGAGAAGAGGCTATGGATTGCAAATCATCAAAACCTTCGTAGATGAAGCGCATCATGTCTATGAACCGAATCTCGGCAATAAACTGATTCTTACGAAAAATCTGCGCAACGATCTTTAATCCCCCCAACCGCTTCATGCGATAGAAGAAGTAGTTTATATTTTTTCTATGCGCGGGAGAAAATTTAAATTTCGCCGCGCGTTTTTCGTAATATAAGCGATGATAGAGCTATTGAATTTGGGCGATGACTTTACTTTATTCAATGGATTTGACGGAGAAACTGCAACGCGAGGATGCCGGTTTGCGTTAGGAGGGGTAAATGAAAGGGAAACTTATGTCGATAGGATGGGGACTAGCGGGGATGCTCTTGGCGGAGCTTCCGGCTTTTTCCGCCGAATCCGCCGCACCTATAATGGCGGCGACGGGAACGTTGCGCTTCATTAATACGGCTTTCGAGAACGCTTCTCCTTTGAATTGGGAAATTGACGCCGAAGGCCGCATTCTGATCAGCCTGATTTACGATCATGAACGATCATCTCCCAATCGCGCCAACGGCCATTGGTTTTTTCAAGTCGAAGCGGAGCCTGGCGCTTCCTTAACAATTCTCTTACAAAATTTTGATAATATATGGAATGGAAGATGGGGTTCGCCCGTTTCCGACCGGACGAATGTCTACCTTTCCGCCGATGCAAAGGAATGGACAATTCTTCCGGCGCAAAAGACGAAGGATAACCGCATTCATTTTACTATGCGCATGGAGAGCGATAAAGTTTTTGTCGCCCGAATGCCGCCTTATCGCTTGAGCGATTTGGAGAAGTTGAAGAAAGAGATCGCGTCGAATCCTCTGGTGGAAATCACGCCCATCGGACGCACCGTGGAAGGGCGGGAACTGGAAATCATCCGCGCCGGAAAGCCGGATGCGCCCTTCCGGGTACTGATCCGCGCGCGCGCCCATCCTTGGGAGGCGGGAGGCAATTGGGTAGTGGAAGGCTTTCTCCGCCAATTGTTGAAAGACGACGAGGCGGGGCGTCGATGCCGAGAGCGCTATTGCGCCTATATCATGCCCATGGCGAATAAAGACGGCGTGGCGCGGGGTTATACGCGCTTCAATGTTTTGGGCATGGATCTGAATCGCAAATGGGATATTCCCGCCGATCCTCGCGCTCCCGAAAACCAGGCTCTGGAAGCTTGGCTGGGGCGAATGATCGCCCAAGGACAACGTCCGCATCTGGCGATCGATCTGCATAACGACAACGGCGGGAATATTCATGTCAGCCGTCCCGACAGTCCGAACGCCGAAGCGTACCTCGCCAACATGGAACACTATGAGAAATTAATGCGGAAATATACATGGTTTACGGAAGGTTCCACAGGTAAAGATTTCCGCAATCCCGGCTCGTTCGGCGAGGGTCTTTTAGAGCGATTCGGCGTTAACGCTTTGGTGCAGGAGCTCAACTGCGATTGGATCGCGGGCTTGAATAAAGCGCCGGAAGCGAAAGATTGGGAACTGCTTGGCGCACAGTATTGCGAGGTTTTTTACCGGTATTTTGGAGAAGAGTAGTCGCGTAGGGTTGGCTAAAAGCCGCGTAGGGTGGGCTCAAAGCCGCGTAGGGTGGGCTCAAAGCGAAGCGTAGTCCACCAATATCTCTAACAGATACTGTTTTATACGAGTTGGTATTATAACCCAATAAATCGAGGATATCCCAGTGATCAAAGTCGATGATTATCATAAAACCTATCGGGAAACGGTCGCCGTAGAAGGATTGAGCTTCGAAGTCGGTCCCGGCGAAATTCTGGGATTGGTGGGTCCCAACGGCGCGGGAAAAACAACGACGCTGCGAGCGATATGCGGCATCATTCCGCCCACCAAGGGGCAACTCTTCGTGGCGGGGTGCGACATCGTCGAAAATCCGGTCGAAGCTAAAAGACAAATCGCCTTCATCCCCGACGACCCTCACTTGTTCGATACGCTGACGGTTTGGGAGCATTTGAAATTCGTCGCATCCGCCTACCGGGTGGAAAATTACGAAGAAAAAGGCGCAGCGCTTTTGAAAAAGTTTGAATTGGAGGAGAAGCGCAACGCCTTGGCGCAGGAACTTTCGCGGGGAATGCGTCAGAAAACAGCCATCTGCTGCGCCTATCTACACGATCCCAAAGCGTTGTTGTTCGACGAACCGCTCACCGGACTCGATCCTCGCGGCATCCGCACCTTAAACGATACGATTGTGGAGAAATCGCAGGCGGGCGCCGCCATCGTCATCAGTTCGCACTTGCTCTCGCTAGTAGAAGATTTATGCACCCATCTTCTCATCATGCACAAGGGCAAGAAACTCTTTTCCGGTTCGATCGCGGAGGCGCGCTCCGCCTTCGGTAAAGAGGGCGCCGACTCGACCTTGGAAGAACTCTTCTTCCGGGCGACGGAAGGCGAAGCCGAACCTGCGGCGGCGGTACAGGAATAAATTATGAGCTTCATGCAAATTCCCTATTTTTCCTCCCCCAAGCTTGGGGGAGGTTAGGAGGGGGTTGCGTTAAGTCTAATAAAATCAACCCCCCTCTAACTCCCCCCAAGCTTGGGGGGAGAATTTATTAGTTAATTTTATCAATTTTGCAAGAGGCTTATCATGATCAATTCCTCGCTGCTTTCCCTCAAGAAATTGCAATATCGCGCCCGGATTCGCTATACGTTTCGAGGATTGAAAACCTTGCGCGGCGCGATCTATTTCGCTTTGGGCGTCATCATGTTTTGTTTGTGGCTCGGCCCGCAAATCATGATGCTCTTCATGAATTCGCGCCATAAAAATCCCGTGGACGAGGCGATTGTAGGGACGGGGCAAACCGCTCTTCCTCTTGTTATTTTTCTGTTCTGCCTGATGCAACTTATACTCAAAGCCAGCGAAAATTCCATTTATTTTACGCCGAGCGAAGTGGATTTTTTGTTCGCGGGGCCTTTCAAGCGCAGCGAGTTGCTGTTTTATAAATTGACGGGAATGTTAATGACAACGCTATTTCCCGCCATTATCTTTCCTATCTTTCTTGGCCGCTTCGCTCATTCTTGGATCGCCTTATTCGCAGGCACTTATCTCACGCTTCTCTTTATACAAAACTTGGGAATGACAAACGTGATGATCCGCCAGATCGTCACGGAACGCGCTTTTACTTTGACGCGAAAGATTATTGTGGGATTTGTGGCGGCGATGGCTCTGTTGGGAATCTACCAAGTTATAAAAAATTCCGGGACGGAAATAGGATATATCGCCGCGTGGAATCAATTCACCCATTCCTGGATGGGAACTATGCTCATGGCTCCCTTTCAGGCTCTCGCCAACGCCATGTTGGCGAAAAACGTTTTTCCGGAACTGTTGATATGGGGCGGCATAGCCGCAGCTATGAACGCCGTTCTGCTGGTTCTCATCTTTCGTCTCGACGCGAATTTCCTGGAAACGGCGGTGGCAGTCAGCCAAAGAGTCTATGAACGCGCTCAACAGATGAAACGCAACCGGGGAGTTGCATTCCCAACGAAAACCAAAGCGGGAATAACCATGCCTTCGTTTCCGTGGCTGGGCGGCGCGGGGCCAATTCTCTGGCGGCAATTCACTAACGCTTACCGCCATTCGAAAACCCTATTCATTCTGTTGCCTATCCTATGCCTTGCTTTCGGTCCGTTTCTCTTCATGTTATTTACCAAAGGCGATAAGGGAGGCGAAGCGATCTATACGCTTTTGGGGATGGTGGTTTGGATGTCGGTTCTCTTCACGGAATGGGTGGCTTTCGATTTCCGCAGCGAGATGGAACGCATGGACTGGCTTAAAATTTTGCCGATTCATTCTCTCGCCATCGCCTTGGGTGAAATCCTGGTTCCGGTTTTGATCTATACGATCTTCGAAACGCTGCTGTTCGGCGGCTTGGCGATTTTCTTTGCGTCGATGAGATGGACGTTATTATTAACGTTGGCTTTTCTGCCATTAATCAATTTTATCATCTTCGGCGTGGATAATTTTATCTTCTTGGTTTTTCCCGTTCGTATGATTCAAACGCAACCGGGAGATTTTCAAGCCTTTGGCCGGATGATGTTGATTTTCATGTTGAAATTCCTTCTTTTAGCCGCCACTATCGGCGCGACAGCGGGATTGGGCTGGTTGGTTTATTGGCTGAGCGGCTTTTGGTCTGCGTTTTTTATTACGGCGTGGTGTCTCCTTTTGCCGGAAGCGATCTTATTCATTCCAATAACGGCGTGGGCTTACGAGCGATTCGATCTCAGCGTAGACTCGCCGGCGGCTTGATGTCAAAAAGTCAATTTCAAGATCAGAAAACAACGCCCTTATCGTTCTTCAGCGAAAGGGCGTTTTCTTTTATATCCCAACCTGCTTGCATCGCGTAACCAATCGCATATCTATTCGTTTAATAAAGCCAAAAGGAGAAAGCGGCGCTTCCCTATCCTTTCTATCCATCCATAATAAATCGCAATGAAGCCAATCCGATCTTCGCTGGATGGGAAATCTTTGGAGGTTGAAACAATGTCGAAAGTGAAAATGACGGCAGCTGGAATAGGAATTTATCTCTTTTTTGCGTCTTTATGCGGCGCGCAAACTATCAAATTCTTTCCCGTCGCTTCGCCGGATCAAAGTGTCAGTTTCGTGGTCATGTTGACAGATCGAGGCGAGGAGAAAGGATGTTTAATCTATAACCTTTTCTATAAGAATGACGCCGTCATTGGCGATTCGCGCTTAGGATTCGAAATGAAAGACGCCCCGGCGTTAAAAAATCATTTCGTTTATGCGGATTCCAAACAGGAAATTCATGACGATGTTTTCACGCCGATTTACGGCGAAAGAAAAACCTCTGCCAACCATTACAACGAAGCCCAGATCGATTTTCGGGAAAGCGATAAGCCCAACCGGCTGCTGCGCATAAGAGTGCGATCATACAACGAGGGCGCGGCATTCCGCTACGAATTTCCCGAACAGCCGGAGCTGAAGGATTTTACGATCGCATCGGAATTGACGCAATTCAACTTGTTTTTCAACTTTATGATGTATCAGGAGCATGGAACGGAGGGGGAATACAGCCGCCTGCAAATCAGCAGCGCCTCGTCCGAATGCGAAACTCCGCTCACCATCGAAATGGGCATCGATCCGGTAATGTGCATCATGGAGGCGCAGTTGGACAATTATTCCCTGATGCGGCTCTCGCCCGTTAAAGGGTTGTCTCACGCTCTCGCCGCCGATCTGGCCGGTCCCGTCAACGCCGCCCCGCCTTTCGCTTCGCCTTGGCGGGTCATCTTATTGGGAGATAAACATGGCGATTTGATCGAGCGCAGCGATTTTCTTCTCAAACTCAATCCTCCCATCGCTCTGAAGGACTCGTCTTGGATCAAGCCGGGCAAGGTTATACGTTGTACTCAACTGAATACGGAAGGCGGAAAAGAATATATCGACTTCGCTGAAAAACATAAAATCGACTACGTTCATTTCGACGCGGGCTGGTACGGTCCGGAAT includes:
- a CDS encoding ABC transporter ATP-binding protein, encoding MIKVDDYHKTYRETVAVEGLSFEVGPGEILGLVGPNGAGKTTTLRAICGIIPPTKGQLFVAGCDIVENPVEAKRQIAFIPDDPHLFDTLTVWEHLKFVASAYRVENYEEKGAALLKKFELEEKRNALAQELSRGMRQKTAICCAYLHDPKALLFDEPLTGLDPRGIRTLNDTIVEKSQAGAAIVISSHLLSLVEDLCTHLLIMHKGKKLFSGSIAEARSAFGKEGADSTLEELFFRATEGEAEPAAAVQE
- a CDS encoding SpoIIE family protein phosphatase; this encodes MNENDRVDKQIMNQQYIQTLHRDLKLKDSEAFYYSLVENIPQYIFCKDLEGRFTFVNHLFCELLEKPIDEIIGKTDYDFFPDKLAKKYRDDDRRVIEENRTFEDVEENKVSSHETKYVHVVKTPIHDANGNIIGIQGIFWDITQRKKAEEELKNANERMRRDLIAAAKVQRGFIPEKAPKIPGFRFSWLFEPSEYIGGDILNVIRLDEKRWAFYVLDVSGHGVPAALLSVSLTRMIDQTSISIGPAHDENLSMMASDELYDPQKVVQKLNRRFPGDDATFCTLLYAILNVQDASVTWIRAGHVPPLLIQQNGKKAEYLYEPAGIFISNMYYEDENLQTSKIMLEPGDRFVLFSDGITEAMKNYQEFGFDRFADVMLDAASLPLELSIHSALSSVSEWTGVSKFDDDVTLLALERIHNEG
- a CDS encoding glycoside hydrolase; the protein is MSIHFLTLYFAVAASNLVPNGGFEQGMTGWGSLWTREAGAGSAIADREIVHEGRAAARIEHRGEKDWSFNPNSQYPAQDGELYTLDAWIKIEGQGSAEICVVLYDAQGAVMDWSYASRSAKGAQDWRHLQSKFAIPQGVVKIHPRLIGYGSATVWLDDFQLLPEGRIEDLQKDIPADIPLDNESLTVTLHTRNGALSVKDKRTSQTYDQRPFAQEGVIQAATTTDRLIEWDWLHFPSGLVFKVRLDLDESHPEFVLALSGEGELPNRIAYPHPFANKAGEYLVIPLNEGISYPVDDKTIDPMRLVAYGGHGICMPFWGETDGSAGRMAILQTPDDASINIFRQQEKLGIVPEWEPQKGQFGYPRQILYAFFDKGGHTAICKRYRAYAKETGLLKTLQQKKEENPHVDKLIGAVNVWCWESDPLRYVREMQALGIERILWSDRENPSVIEAMNRMDGVLTSRYDIYQDVMDPAVFPLLNGVHPDWPTEAWPQDLMLDESGDWRKGWEVKGKDGAMHPCGVLCDQQAIPYARSRISEELKTYPYRCRFIDTTTASPWRECYHPDHPMTRSQSRYWKMELLRLVSEEMRLVTGSETGHDAAVPYVHYFEGMLSLGPYRVPDSGRDMLRIWDEVPERVAKFQLGHQYRLPLWELVYHDCVVSQWYWGDYNNKLPSLWDKRDLFNVLYGTPPMFMFNRQGWENNKERFAQSYKNICPIVRDVGYSEMLEHRFLNPDRSVQQTVFANGTVVAVNFGDIPFQWDETTELAPMSFRVEKFDGAKCCDYMMYK
- a CDS encoding M14 family zinc carboxypeptidase is translated as MKGKLMSIGWGLAGMLLAELPAFSAESAAPIMAATGTLRFINTAFENASPLNWEIDAEGRILISLIYDHERSSPNRANGHWFFQVEAEPGASLTILLQNFDNIWNGRWGSPVSDRTNVYLSADAKEWTILPAQKTKDNRIHFTMRMESDKVFVARMPPYRLSDLEKLKKEIASNPLVEITPIGRTVEGRELEIIRAGKPDAPFRVLIRARAHPWEAGGNWVVEGFLRQLLKDDEAGRRCRERYCAYIMPMANKDGVARGYTRFNVLGMDLNRKWDIPADPRAPENQALEAWLGRMIAQGQRPHLAIDLHNDNGGNIHVSRPDSPNAEAYLANMEHYEKLMRKYTWFTEGSTGKDFRNPGSFGEGLLERFGVNALVQELNCDWIAGLNKAPEAKDWELLGAQYCEVFYRYFGEE
- a CDS encoding putative ABC exporter domain-containing protein, which produces MINSSLLSLKKLQYRARIRYTFRGLKTLRGAIYFALGVIMFCLWLGPQIMMLFMNSRHKNPVDEAIVGTGQTALPLVIFLFCLMQLILKASENSIYFTPSEVDFLFAGPFKRSELLFYKLTGMLMTTLFPAIIFPIFLGRFAHSWIALFAGTYLTLLFIQNLGMTNVMIRQIVTERAFTLTRKIIVGFVAAMALLGIYQVIKNSGTEIGYIAAWNQFTHSWMGTMLMAPFQALANAMLAKNVFPELLIWGGIAAAMNAVLLVLIFRLDANFLETAVAVSQRVYERAQQMKRNRGVAFPTKTKAGITMPSFPWLGGAGPILWRQFTNAYRHSKTLFILLPILCLAFGPFLFMLFTKGDKGGEAIYTLLGMVVWMSVLFTEWVAFDFRSEMERMDWLKILPIHSLAIALGEILVPVLIYTIFETLLFGGLAIFFASMRWTLLLTLAFLPLINFIIFGVDNFIFLVFPVRMIQTQPGDFQAFGRMMLIFMLKFLLLAATIGATAGLGWLVYWLSGFWSAFFITAWCLLLPEAILFIPITAWAYERFDLSVDSPAA
- a CDS encoding glycoside hydrolase family 97 catalytic domain-containing protein, whose amino-acid sequence is MSKVKMTAAGIGIYLFFASLCGAQTIKFFPVASPDQSVSFVVMLTDRGEEKGCLIYNLFYKNDAVIGDSRLGFEMKDAPALKNHFVYADSKQEIHDDVFTPIYGERKTSANHYNEAQIDFRESDKPNRLLRIRVRSYNEGAAFRYEFPEQPELKDFTIASELTQFNLFFNFMMYQEHGTEGEYSRLQISSASSECETPLTIEMGIDPVMCIMEAQLDNYSLMRLSPVKGLSHALAADLAGPVNAAPPFASPWRVILLGDKHGDLIERSDFLLKLNPPIALKDSSWIKPGKVIRCTQLNTEGGKEYIDFAEKHKIDYVHFDAGWYGPEWEKDSDARKPKEDLDLPFLIDYAKKRHIGISLYVNRNALMTQLDEILPLYRKWGVKAVKFGFVEVGSQAAMRWLAEAVKKAADCLLMVDIHDAYRPSGLSRTYPNLMTQEGVRGNEHMPAAGHDAILPFTRFPAGAADHTICYYTNRMKTTRAHQLAASVVYYSPLQFLFWYDKPSDFQGDPEMEFFENLKTVWDETKVIQGRIGDYAAVARQSGQEWFVGCITDENARVLDIPLTFLTQDAKYVAHIYSDGDEKDGTKVKIERYLVDSATVIQAKMAASGGCAMRIVPAAAADSKSWRQYVNPDFSR